In one Drosophila albomicans strain 15112-1751.03 chromosome X, ASM965048v2, whole genome shotgun sequence genomic region, the following are encoded:
- the LOC117571882 gene encoding uncharacterized protein LOC117571882, translated as MFSEQLFPRVLNYIDELSTQSEDVRKVFGKLEIALEEDETLCKSKDALKKDIGNLRIDLTLIREAAIIAEEQREENNNSLKILDNNYVNLLKIVDFLDDDRMNNILRFAILSRQNEVQEELNQIELQQKIDHDCKAAMERRKIVKELRKCQQLFNDTEEENLSVELELQQLNHHWKIKIDRATQQRNKKIVSLVELSKQITEEQTFKVPKPYVVKNTIKDKRNAPIVLQSAMEFLKNFQIKSKIAKPNEQQPLRPILVSNRSSEDDRNIQPSPTKQVHFGPLPVPSSSENSRETFESKLEEMNNDYDMVEVSELSEFNLSHLPERPIIQNVEVLPSVKFSFDNDAAVFDVSTCSDSNNANKSMDTLSFKNMFSSSQICDGKPSLEELSQQSMNNFETNNVRESNTLDFSAVKLDCNNDFFLNFDDDDCSVDPQNAYDL; from the exons atgttcagTGAGCAATTATTCCCACGTGTTCTTAACTACATTGACGAACTCAGCACACAAAGTGAGGATGTGCGCAAAGTGTTCGGGAAACTGGAAATTGCGCTGGAAGAAGACGAGACGCTGTGCAAATCAAAAGATG CTCTAAAAAAGGATATCGGCAATCTACGCATCGATTTGACGCTGATTCGCGAAGCTGCCATCATAGCCGAGGAGCAGCGTgaggagaacaacaacagtctCAAAATCCTGGACAATAACTATGTCAATCTGCTGAAAATTGTGGATTTCCTTGACGACGATCGGATGAACAATATTTTGCGCTTTGCTATCCTCAGCAGGCAGAACGAAGTGCAGGAGGAGCTCAATCAAATTGAACTGCAGCAGAAAATCGATCATGATTGCAAAGCCGCCATGGAACGTCGTAAGATTG TAAAGGAATTACGCAAGTGCCAGCAACTGTTCAATGATACAGAGGAGGAAAATCTCAGCGTTGAGCTGGAATTACAACAGCTCAACCATCATTGGAAAATCAAAATCGATCGAGCAACACAACAACGCAACAAGAAGATCGTCTCCCTGGTGGAGCTGAGCAAGCAAATTACCGAAGAGCAAACT TTTAAAGTGCCAAAACCATATGTAGTTAAGAATACTATCAAAGATAAACGTAATGCTCCAATTGTGCTGCAGTCAGCCATGGAATTCCTGAAAAACTTCCAAATTAAGTCCAAGATAGCGAAGCCAAACGAGCAGCAACCGTTGCGTCCCATTTTAGTGTCGAATCGTTCATCCGAGGATGACAGGAATATCCAGCCTAGTCCCACGAAACAGGTGCATTTTGGTCCGCTGCCGGTGCCGTCGTCTTCCGAAAACTCTCGAGAGACGTTTGAAAGTAAACTTGAGGAAATGAACAATGACTACGATATGGTCGAAGTTTCAGAACTCTCAGAATTCAATCTATCGCATCTGCCAGAGCGCCCGATTATCCAAAATGTTGAAGTGCTACCGTCAGTGAAATTCTCTTTTGATAACGATGCTGCTGTTTTTGATGTCTCGACTTGTTCGGACTCgaacaatgcaaacaaatcaATGGATACTCTTAGCTTCAAGAATATGTTTTCATCATCTCAGATTTGCGATGGCAAGCCATCGTTGGAAGAGCTCTCACAACAGtcaatgaataattttgaaactaataATGTTCGTGAATCGAACACCTTAGATTTTTCAGCTGTAAAACTTGACTGTAACAATGattttttcttgaatttcgATGACGATGATTGCAGTGTAGATCCGCAAAATGCCTATGATCTTTaa
- the LOC117571869 gene encoding transmembrane protein 41 homolog, whose amino-acid sequence MMSCKTENSNGNGSVSLISRSSSESFDKMHKMVNGKHKPPKQTQDQQQQQQQQPQPQQQQQQQQTQQPQQQLQQQQQQQQQPATPQKQAMSADERKATKKSLVIVVAIFVASLTAMFYVYAIFPELNASEKQHLKIPRDIQDAKMLAKVLDRYKDMYYFEVMFGVVVAYVFLQTFAIPGSLFLSILLGFLYKFPIALFLICFCSALGATLCYALSNLVGRRLIRHFWPKKTSEWSRHVEEYRDSLFNYMLFLRMTPILPNWFINLASPVIGVPMHIFALGTFCGVAPPSVIAIQAGKTLQKMSSSSEAFSWTSMGVLTLCACASLLPGLLKNKFKKKKVA is encoded by the exons ATGATGTCTTGTAAAACGGAAAATAGCAACGGCAACGGTAGCGTATCGCTTATCAGTCGGAGCAGCAGCG AGAGTTTTGATAAGATGCATAAGATGGTGAATGGCAAGCATAAACCACCGAAACAAACGCAagatcaacagcagcagcaacaacaacaaccacagccacaacaacaacagcagcagcaacagacccagcaaccacaacaacagctgcagcagcagcagcaacaacaacagcaaccagcgaCGCCACAAAAACAAGCAATGTCGGCGGACGAGCGAAAAGCCACCAAGAAATCTCtagtcattgttgttgcaatatTTGTGGCCAGCTTAACGGCCATGTTCTATGTTTATGCAATATTCCCCGAATTGAATGC CTCTGAGAAGCAACATTTGAAAATACCACGTGATATACAAGATGCTAAAATGCTGGCCAAAGTCTTGGATCGCTACAAGGACATGTATTATTTTGAAGTGATGTTTGGCGTAGTCGTCGCCTATGTATT CCTACAAACATTCGCCATTCCTGGTTCGTTATTCCTGTCGATCTTACTTGGATTCCTCTACAAATTCCCGATCGCCTTGTTTCTCATCTGCTTCTGCTCGGCGCTGGGCGCCACACTCTGCTATGCACTCTCCAATCTGGTGGGACGTCGACTTATCCGGCACTTTTGGCCCAAAAAGACGAGCGAATGGTCGCGTCACGTCGAGGAGTATCGCGACAGTTTGTTCAACTATATGCTCTTCTTGCGCATGACTCCCATACTGCCCAATTGGTTCATCAATCTGGCGTCGCCGGTGATCGGTGTGCCGATGCACATCTTTGCCCTCGGCACCTTTTGTGGTGTTGCCCCGCCATCGGTGATCGCCATACAGGCGGGCAAAACGCTCCAGAAGATGAGCAGCTCGAGTGAGGCGTTCTCGTGGACCTCGATGGGTGTGTTAACGCTTTGTGCGTGCGCCTCTCTGTTGCCGGGTCTGCTTAAAAACAAgttcaagaagaagaaggtgGCGTAA